A single genomic interval of Flavihumibacter rivuli harbors:
- a CDS encoding RagB/SusD family nutrient uptake outer membrane protein has protein sequence MMKKTYLAIVAATVLGASSCKKDLALLNPNNPSPESVNTESGIVQFARGGVYINGFRTAKYTDGVFGPFWAGATGFHEMMGDVVGCDAANAFMNQIGCPESVKHDDGQVVANPNSPNTQVGLIRSINVNSQAGNNTLYYEWAYMYNLIGSANLLLQKVDEVTFSGDAASKKAAVKAIAHWWKGFAYSRIGSTYIAGLLIDEYLATNGNYVANTKMVEEGNKEFDLAIAAAKSAPNAGNFTDFTAQLIPEFFLGGSGGPLSAEMLERNVNTMKARNLMVNKRSKDMTAADWNAVLAFANNGLTSSDNIFIGTVDERGDVFSASSFVAGKTWSSNAGTNTYKLSERWAQEFKDGDKRKENNLKLTTPYLGQADRGNAHFTRWALLNGGNGMSGVVVFANTAPGEYEMHLAGDYEENELMKAEALINTDKVEDGLKIIDAIRTRQGAGLAAVAGTGLTKAQAQEELRRERRIVVAFRGLSFYDARRWGVIDKGVGRSGAVAVKNTGVVSTNATIEYNYMDYWDVPGNELTYNPPAAGSADVVNKKY, from the coding sequence ATGATGAAAAAAACATATTTAGCAATAGTTGCCGCAACTGTCCTGGGCGCAAGCAGTTGTAAAAAAGACCTGGCACTTCTTAACCCAAATAACCCGAGCCCGGAATCCGTGAATACTGAGTCCGGTATCGTTCAGTTCGCCCGTGGTGGTGTTTATATCAATGGTTTCCGTACAGCCAAGTACACCGATGGTGTATTCGGACCCTTCTGGGCCGGTGCTACCGGTTTCCATGAAATGATGGGTGATGTGGTTGGTTGTGATGCGGCCAACGCCTTCATGAACCAGATCGGCTGTCCTGAATCTGTAAAGCATGATGACGGCCAGGTAGTGGCCAACCCCAACTCCCCCAATACCCAGGTGGGTTTGATCAGGAGCATTAACGTAAACTCCCAGGCAGGAAACAATACCCTGTATTATGAGTGGGCTTATATGTATAACCTGATCGGTTCTGCCAACCTCCTGTTGCAGAAGGTAGATGAAGTGACCTTCTCCGGTGATGCAGCATCCAAGAAGGCTGCCGTTAAGGCCATTGCCCATTGGTGGAAGGGATTTGCTTATAGCCGTATCGGTTCTACTTATATCGCAGGTCTGCTGATCGATGAATACCTGGCAACCAATGGTAACTATGTTGCCAATACCAAAATGGTTGAAGAAGGTAACAAGGAGTTTGACCTGGCTATTGCCGCTGCCAAGTCTGCTCCCAATGCCGGTAACTTCACAGATTTTACCGCTCAATTGATCCCTGAATTCTTCCTCGGCGGAAGTGGAGGTCCTTTATCAGCTGAAATGTTGGAGCGTAACGTGAATACCATGAAGGCCCGTAACCTTATGGTGAACAAGCGCAGCAAGGATATGACCGCTGCTGACTGGAACGCAGTGCTGGCATTTGCCAATAACGGTCTGACCTCATCTGACAATATCTTCATCGGTACTGTTGACGAGCGTGGTGACGTATTCTCTGCCAGTTCATTCGTTGCCGGTAAGACATGGAGTTCAAACGCCGGTACCAACACCTATAAGCTGAGTGAGCGTTGGGCACAGGAGTTCAAGGATGGTGACAAGCGTAAGGAGAATAACCTTAAGCTGACCACTCCTTACCTGGGCCAGGCTGACCGTGGTAATGCCCACTTTACCCGTTGGGCATTGTTGAACGGCGGTAATGGTATGTCAGGTGTAGTGGTATTTGCTAATACTGCTCCTGGTGAATATGAAATGCACCTTGCCGGTGATTATGAAGAAAACGAACTGATGAAGGCCGAGGCTTTGATCAATACCGATAAGGTGGAAGATGGCCTCAAGATCATTGATGCCATCCGTACCCGTCAGGGAGCCGGTCTCGCTGCCGTTGCCGGTACTGGTTTGACCAAGGCGCAAGCCCAGGAAGAACTGCGTCGTGAACGTCGTATCGTGGTTGCCTTCCGTGGTCTGTCCTTCTACGATGCACGCCGCTGGGGTGTTATCGATAAGGGTGTTGGCCGTAGTGGAGCAGTTGCCGTTAAGAACACCGGTGTGGTAAGTACCAATGCCACGATCGAATACAACTATATGGATTATTGGGATGTTCCAGGAAACGAACTGACCTACAATCCTCCTGCAGCGGGTAGTGCCGATGTAGTAAACAAGAAGTATTAA
- a CDS encoding glutathione peroxidase, with the protein MGIYDFKVNGLDGKPIDLSSYKGKKILIVNTASQCGYTPQYADLQQLYDKYKNKLVVIGFPANNFGQQEPGSNSDIKEFCKKNYGVNFPMAEKVSVKGDDIHPLFKYLTEEAAKMGVNDPIKWNFTKFLVDEKGKLVAVFPSKVKPMSEEITKYLN; encoded by the coding sequence ATGGGCATTTATGATTTCAAGGTAAACGGCCTCGATGGCAAACCCATCGACCTGTCAAGCTATAAGGGAAAGAAGATCCTGATCGTGAATACTGCCTCACAATGCGGCTATACCCCGCAGTATGCCGACCTGCAGCAATTGTACGACAAGTACAAGAACAAGTTGGTGGTGATCGGCTTCCCTGCCAATAACTTTGGTCAGCAGGAACCTGGCAGCAACAGCGACATCAAGGAATTCTGTAAGAAGAATTATGGGGTGAACTTCCCCATGGCAGAAAAGGTTTCCGTTAAAGGTGATGATATCCACCCGCTCTTCAAATACCTGACTGAAGAAGCTGCCAAGATGGGCGTTAACGATCCTATCAAGTGGAACTTCACCAAATTCCTGGTCGATGAAAAGGGTAAACTGGTTGCAGTATTCCCCAGCAAGGTGAAGCCCATGAGCGAGGAGATCACCAAGTACCTGAATTAA
- a CDS encoding SusC/RagA family TonB-linked outer membrane protein — translation MRRLLFLGAMLLMVFQLAVAQTVEVTGRVVDDKGNPIPGVSVTERSTKKGTSTDANGNFKISVQQGAVLNFTSIGFDSKSVTASGSILNVVLGTSNTALSEVVVTGTGVGTTKKKLAIAVESVTADKLPQTVNADVGSALVGKIAGAQISSVNGSPGAPVNILLRGINSINGGTRPMILVDGVEVNATGLESLDLSAYERIEVVQGPAAASIYGAQGANGVIQLFTKKGRSGKVNIDFNSSVAVNQLLNIGGVQKAKKHAFRVNANGEVVAGNGTPLSWDEETGSYLTNPVFNLINKDSKYENFYNKNLLWYDHYDMFFVDGTTYNNSLSINGSKDRFDFNIIASDNRQKTVFKDNGDFSRTNLTVNLGAELAKGLRLRTTTQLIYTNSTLLDPDGRNMFYAINNARPFADFTRKDAAGFYSPYYGDAVGVNHYNFNYIRENADVRDQTIDIVQSFNLNYKLPKFVELDAKYGINRSELNSRYQIYDQQHSVGAEFYGYQAEYYSPRVSYHDPAYANAASGEINQGQYITTFQNLNTSATIRFNFEDDFKMNFPLMSTTQVGWDYRKRDYNQYITYGGDAPDFTPYRATNMGVYKTVSDFVQEFATYGYYVNQRFDWSDWAGASVGFRSDYSSAFGRGSKPQTFPRGDAYVRLSGLNFWSNSKLANTWTDFKIRAAYGEAGIQPGAYDRFPVLSTGVMGTQSYLSTPVSNANPDLRVEVAKELEIGADFGFRLGKGDWFRNLNLAVTYWTRRSEDVIDRVDVAPSTGAGRILTNSMELKSDGIQASLNLGVYNTKDLNWNFTALFSKQNSIVDKILGDAEIIKTSNAGSTQYVIKAGEQIGQIYGFLFLNDVNALKPDGTPWIPKDQQANYEVASNGYVVDKARRVPYVTPTTMPLGDPNPKFNMSFINDFNFKGYLTFGIQFDWVYKSYLYNQTKQWMYRDGIHKDYDNEITIDGQTAAWSAFYRGAYAERRANGTKSYFMEDATFLRLRNLNIGFDFAKFFKMKSFTRLQLVLTGRNLWTKTNYTGMDPEVSSGSINSSWDRAVDHNTIPNLKTYQVGLNVGF, via the coding sequence ATGAGAAGACTGCTCTTCCTTGGGGCCATGCTTTTGATGGTATTTCAGTTAGCGGTGGCTCAAACAGTGGAAGTAACCGGCCGAGTGGTGGATGACAAAGGCAATCCCATTCCCGGTGTTTCCGTAACAGAGAGGTCAACCAAAAAAGGTACCTCTACTGATGCAAATGGTAATTTCAAGATCAGCGTTCAGCAAGGCGCTGTTTTAAACTTTACCAGTATTGGTTTTGACAGCAAGTCAGTTACTGCTTCAGGCAGCATCCTGAATGTAGTACTGGGAACTTCCAACACTGCTTTAAGTGAAGTAGTGGTTACTGGTACCGGTGTTGGTACCACAAAGAAAAAATTGGCTATCGCGGTAGAATCCGTTACGGCCGATAAACTTCCCCAGACTGTTAACGCGGACGTAGGTAGTGCCCTGGTAGGTAAGATCGCCGGTGCACAGATCTCTTCTGTTAACGGTAGTCCCGGTGCTCCTGTAAACATCCTGTTGCGTGGTATCAACTCCATCAATGGTGGTACCCGCCCAATGATCCTGGTGGACGGTGTGGAAGTTAATGCTACCGGTCTTGAGTCGCTCGACCTTTCTGCTTATGAGAGGATCGAAGTGGTTCAGGGTCCTGCTGCTGCTTCTATCTATGGTGCCCAGGGTGCCAACGGTGTAATCCAGTTGTTTACCAAGAAGGGTCGTTCCGGAAAGGTGAACATTGACTTCAACAGTAGTGTTGCTGTAAACCAATTGCTGAACATTGGTGGTGTGCAGAAAGCCAAGAAGCACGCTTTCCGCGTTAACGCTAATGGTGAAGTGGTTGCCGGTAACGGTACTCCTCTTTCCTGGGATGAAGAAACCGGTTCTTACCTGACCAACCCTGTCTTCAACCTGATCAACAAGGATAGTAAGTATGAGAACTTCTACAACAAGAACCTCCTGTGGTATGACCACTATGATATGTTCTTTGTAGATGGAACAACTTACAACAACTCCCTTAGCATCAATGGGTCAAAGGATAGGTTCGACTTCAACATTATTGCTTCTGACAACCGCCAGAAGACTGTCTTCAAGGACAATGGTGATTTCAGCCGTACCAACCTGACTGTAAACCTGGGTGCTGAACTGGCCAAGGGTCTGCGTCTGCGTACCACAACCCAGTTGATCTACACCAACAGTACTTTGTTGGATCCAGATGGCCGTAACATGTTCTACGCTATTAACAACGCCCGTCCTTTCGCGGATTTCACCCGTAAGGATGCAGCTGGATTCTATTCTCCTTATTATGGTGATGCGGTGGGTGTTAACCACTACAACTTTAACTACATCAGGGAGAACGCTGATGTTCGTGACCAAACCATCGACATCGTACAGAGCTTCAACCTGAACTATAAGCTGCCTAAGTTTGTGGAACTGGATGCCAAGTATGGTATCAACCGCAGTGAACTGAACAGCCGTTACCAGATCTACGACCAGCAGCACAGTGTTGGTGCTGAATTCTATGGATACCAGGCTGAGTACTATTCTCCGAGGGTTAGCTACCATGATCCTGCTTACGCGAATGCTGCTTCTGGTGAGATCAACCAGGGCCAGTATATCACTACCTTCCAGAACCTGAACACCAGTGCTACCATCAGGTTCAATTTTGAGGACGATTTCAAGATGAACTTCCCGCTGATGTCCACTACCCAGGTAGGTTGGGACTATCGTAAGCGTGATTACAACCAATACATTACTTATGGCGGTGACGCTCCTGATTTCACTCCATACAGGGCTACCAACATGGGTGTGTACAAGACCGTTAGTGACTTCGTTCAGGAGTTTGCTACCTACGGTTATTATGTGAACCAGCGTTTTGACTGGTCTGATTGGGCTGGTGCCAGCGTTGGTTTCCGTTCTGACTATTCATCTGCCTTCGGTCGCGGTTCTAAGCCCCAGACCTTCCCTCGCGGGGATGCGTACGTAAGGCTTTCCGGCCTGAACTTCTGGTCCAACAGCAAGCTGGCCAATACCTGGACCGACTTCAAGATCCGCGCTGCTTATGGTGAAGCAGGTATCCAGCCTGGTGCATACGATCGTTTCCCTGTACTTTCTACAGGTGTAATGGGTACCCAGAGCTACCTGTCAACCCCAGTATCCAACGCTAACCCCGACCTGCGCGTTGAGGTGGCCAAGGAATTGGAGATCGGTGCTGACTTCGGTTTCCGTTTGGGTAAGGGTGACTGGTTCCGTAACCTGAACCTGGCTGTTACCTACTGGACTCGTCGTTCTGAAGACGTTATCGACAGGGTTGACGTGGCCCCCAGTACTGGTGCCGGTCGTATCCTGACCAACTCTATGGAGCTGAAGTCTGATGGTATCCAGGCCTCTTTGAACCTGGGTGTTTACAATACCAAGGACCTGAACTGGAACTTCACTGCCCTGTTCAGCAAGCAGAACTCCATTGTGGACAAGATCCTGGGCGATGCTGAGATCATCAAGACCTCTAACGCCGGTTCTACCCAATACGTGATCAAGGCTGGTGAGCAGATCGGCCAGATCTATGGTTTCCTCTTCCTGAATGATGTGAATGCACTGAAGCCAGACGGTACTCCCTGGATTCCAAAGGACCAGCAGGCTAACTACGAAGTGGCCAGCAATGGTTATGTAGTAGATAAGGCACGCCGCGTACCTTATGTTACCCCGACTACTATGCCTCTGGGTGACCCGAACCCCAAGTTCAACATGTCATTCATCAACGACTTCAACTTCAAAGGTTACCTGACATTCGGTATCCAGTTTGACTGGGTGTACAAGAGCTATCTCTACAACCAGACCAAGCAGTGGATGTACCGTGATGGTATCCATAAGGACTATGATAACGAGATCACTATTGATGGCCAGACAGCCGCTTGGTCAGCCTTCTATCGTGGTGCATACGCTGAGCGTCGTGCCAACGGTACCAAGAGCTACTTCATGGAAGATGCTACCTTCCTGCGCCTGCGTAACCTGAACATTGGCTTTGATTTCGCAAAGTTCTTCAAGATGAAGTCTTTCACCCGCCTGCAGCTGGTATTGACAGGACGTAACCTCTGGACCAAGACCAACTATACTGGTATGGATCCGGAAGTAAGTTCAGGTTCTATCAACTCTTCATGGGACCGTGCGGTGGATCACAATACCATTCCTAACCTGAAGACATACCAGGTTGGCCTGAATGTGGGTTTCTAA
- a CDS encoding ComF family protein produces MESWLRPIAGLFFPHTCAGCGNELDDKHSGICYRCKHELPRTGFLSQNENPVARIFWGRVPLLHAAACSYFTKGSLVQEIMHQVKYRYRPDAALDIGKWMGREIMESPLAYSTELMIPMPLHSSREQKRGYNQATLICKGIHEITGLPFADNLVKRNKATITQTKQHRGERWENMQSAFELSEPTVLEGKTILLVDDVITTGATIEALAAQLRKEVNCRISVLGFAYTLP; encoded by the coding sequence ATGGAAAGTTGGTTAAGGCCCATAGCTGGTCTCTTCTTCCCACACACCTGTGCAGGTTGTGGCAATGAACTGGACGACAAACATTCGGGTATATGTTACCGTTGTAAACATGAGCTACCCCGAACGGGATTCCTATCCCAGAATGAAAACCCGGTAGCGAGGATATTCTGGGGAAGGGTTCCCCTTTTGCATGCAGCAGCATGCTCTTACTTCACCAAGGGAAGCCTTGTACAGGAGATCATGCACCAGGTGAAATACCGCTACCGCCCCGATGCTGCCCTGGATATCGGCAAATGGATGGGAAGGGAGATCATGGAAAGTCCATTGGCCTATTCGACCGAACTGATGATCCCGATGCCCCTGCATTCCAGCCGGGAACAGAAAAGGGGCTATAACCAGGCAACACTTATCTGTAAAGGCATACATGAGATAACAGGACTTCCATTCGCAGATAACCTGGTTAAAAGGAATAAGGCTACCATTACACAAACCAAACAGCACCGGGGGGAAAGATGGGAGAATATGCAATCAGCTTTTGAACTAAGTGAACCAACGGTATTGGAAGGTAAAACCATCCTGCTGGTTGATGATGTCATTACTACCGGCGCGACCATCGAGGCACTGGCAGCACAATTAAGGAAGGAAGTCAACTGCAGGATCAGCGTCCTGGGCTTTGCCTATACCCTACCCTAG
- the radA gene encoding DNA repair protein RadA, translating into MSKTKTSFFCQQCGYESTKWLGKCPACQQWNTFVEEIQQKEKSRPLQPWQQDNDNGPTGVTRLTDLSSKPETRLLTPDVELNRVLGGGIVPGSIILVAGEPGIGKSTLFLQCGLQLQNTLTLYVSGEESEQQIKMRADRLPYKSDNFYLLTETNTQRIFQEVKKLKPQLVIIDSIQTLHTSHIESSPGSVSQIRECTAEWQRFAKETSTPVILIGHITKDGSIAGPKILEHMVDTVLQFEGDRHYAFRILRTLKNRFGSTAELGIYEMTESGMRGVLNPSDILLSHNEERLSGTAIAATLEGMRPLLIEAQALVTQSVYGTPQRTVSGFDLRRLQLLLAVLEKRGGFQFGMKDVFLNIAGGLKVEDPAIDLAILCSLLSSYDDTPIPPTIAFAGEVGLSGEIRSVNRIEQRIAEAEKLGLEKMIISRYNQKGLAKLSSNIEIIPVAKVEDVYRILF; encoded by the coding sequence ATGAGTAAAACGAAAACCAGTTTTTTTTGTCAGCAATGTGGATATGAAAGCACAAAATGGTTAGGTAAATGTCCCGCATGCCAACAATGGAATACATTCGTTGAAGAGATACAACAGAAAGAAAAATCAAGACCCCTTCAACCCTGGCAACAGGATAATGATAATGGTCCTACTGGTGTTACCAGGTTAACCGACCTGAGCAGCAAACCTGAAACAAGATTACTTACCCCCGATGTTGAATTGAACAGGGTGTTGGGTGGCGGAATTGTTCCCGGCAGCATCATATTGGTTGCCGGCGAACCAGGCATTGGCAAATCAACCCTGTTCCTGCAATGTGGCCTTCAACTCCAGAACACGCTCACCTTATATGTTAGTGGGGAAGAAAGTGAGCAACAGATCAAGATGAGGGCCGACAGGCTTCCTTATAAGAGTGATAACTTTTACCTGCTCACAGAAACCAATACCCAAAGGATCTTCCAGGAAGTAAAAAAACTGAAACCGCAGTTGGTGATCATCGACTCCATCCAGACGCTCCATACTTCCCATATTGAATCCTCACCCGGTAGTGTTTCACAGATCAGGGAATGTACTGCAGAATGGCAACGCTTTGCAAAGGAAACCTCCACCCCAGTGATATTGATCGGCCATATCACCAAGGACGGCAGCATTGCGGGACCAAAGATCCTTGAACATATGGTGGATACTGTTCTGCAATTTGAGGGTGACAGGCATTATGCGTTCCGTATACTGAGGACCTTAAAGAACAGGTTTGGCAGCACCGCAGAACTGGGCATATACGAAATGACAGAGTCCGGCATGCGTGGTGTGTTGAACCCAAGTGATATCCTGCTCTCCCATAATGAAGAAAGGTTAAGTGGCACCGCTATTGCAGCCACCCTGGAAGGCATGCGGCCTTTACTCATAGAAGCACAGGCCCTGGTTACACAATCTGTTTATGGTACCCCGCAACGTACGGTGAGCGGGTTCGACCTCAGGCGACTCCAGTTACTACTGGCCGTATTGGAAAAACGCGGCGGTTTCCAGTTTGGCATGAAGGATGTCTTCCTGAATATTGCTGGGGGTTTGAAGGTAGAAGACCCTGCCATTGACCTCGCCATTCTTTGTTCGCTGCTAAGTTCCTACGATGACACCCCCATTCCTCCCACTATCGCCTTTGCCGGTGAGGTAGGACTAAGCGGTGAGATCAGGTCGGTCAACCGCATTGAACAACGGATAGCTGAAGCTGAAAAACTTGGACTGGAAAAAATGATCATCTCGCGCTACAACCAGAAAGGCTTGGCTAAGCTCTCCAGCAATATCGAGATCATTCCCGTTGCCAAAGTGGAAGATGTTTACCGCATCCTATTCTGA
- a CDS encoding choice-of-anchor Q domain-containing protein, which produces MQQRNSSLVALILGIILPFLFSCTKESIITSPDAGIFISADTVHFDTLFTTVRSITQSFKIFNTNDQKLKLSEVRLAGGTNTAFRININGKPGPAVTDIEIEANDSIYIFVNTQVPENQQALPFVVRDSIRVAWNGNERWVQLDTWGKNARFLRNRRISGNQTWTKDLPYVILGGLYIDSNATLNIEPGTKVYLHADAPIIVDGSIRANGAMAEEDHIIFSSDRLDEPYSNFPGSWPGIYFRSNSNNNQINYTEIRNGYQGIIAEGPGKNGLPKLVINQCILDNIYDAALLAINSSIEANNSLVSNSGKNIQIIYGGNYRFTHCTIAAYSTRYILHKDPAVLISNAAKIDNTLVTAPLQVNFLNSIVWGEGGSTIENEVAIQQEGNLPYQVSFSHSIWKMTTVPSIISTVNTTVADPLFEETGGENQRYIFKLKEGSPAIDKGLATSISTDLEGKPRNAGAPDAGAYERQ; this is translated from the coding sequence ATGCAGCAACGCAATTCATCACTGGTTGCCCTTATCCTGGGAATCATTTTGCCTTTCCTTTTCAGTTGTACGAAGGAAAGCATCATTACCAGTCCTGATGCCGGCATTTTTATCTCTGCGGATACCGTTCATTTCGATACACTATTCACTACAGTCAGGTCCATCACCCAAAGCTTCAAGATCTTCAACACGAACGACCAGAAACTCAAACTCAGTGAAGTAAGGTTGGCCGGCGGCACCAATACAGCTTTCAGGATCAACATCAATGGGAAGCCCGGCCCTGCGGTGACCGATATTGAAATAGAAGCCAATGACAGTATCTACATTTTTGTGAATACCCAGGTGCCAGAAAACCAGCAAGCACTTCCTTTCGTGGTGCGCGACAGCATCAGGGTAGCCTGGAATGGCAATGAACGCTGGGTCCAACTGGATACATGGGGAAAGAACGCCAGGTTCCTCCGCAACCGAAGGATCAGTGGCAATCAAACCTGGACAAAGGATCTTCCCTACGTAATTCTAGGTGGTCTTTATATTGACTCCAACGCTACCCTAAACATTGAACCGGGGACAAAGGTCTACCTTCATGCAGATGCCCCCATCATAGTTGATGGTAGTATCAGGGCGAATGGCGCAATGGCAGAAGAAGACCATATCATTTTCAGCAGCGACAGGCTCGACGAACCTTACAGCAATTTCCCGGGATCCTGGCCTGGCATCTATTTCCGCTCCAACAGCAACAATAACCAAATCAACTACACCGAGATCAGGAATGGTTACCAGGGCATCATTGCAGAAGGGCCCGGCAAAAATGGACTACCCAAGCTGGTGATCAATCAATGTATCCTGGATAATATATATGACGCAGCACTGCTGGCCATCAACTCATCCATTGAAGCCAACAACAGCCTGGTCAGCAATTCGGGGAAGAACATCCAGATCATCTATGGTGGCAATTACCGATTCACCCATTGCACCATTGCAGCCTACAGTACCAGGTATATCCTGCACAAAGACCCTGCTGTACTGATCAGCAATGCCGCGAAGATCGACAACACTTTGGTCACGGCCCCATTACAGGTCAATTTCCTCAACTCCATTGTCTGGGGCGAGGGAGGATCCACTATTGAAAATGAAGTGGCCATCCAGCAGGAAGGCAACCTTCCCTACCAGGTCAGTTTCTCCCATTCGATCTGGAAAATGACAACGGTCCCTTCCATCATCAGTACCGTTAACACAACCGTAGCGGATCCACTTTTTGAAGAAACAGGAGGGGAGAACCAACGGTATATTTTTAAACTGAAGGAAGGATCACCCGCCATTGACAAAGGATTGGCTACCAGCATCAGTACAGACCTGGAAGGCAAACCAAGGAATGCCGGGGCACCGGATGCCGGGGCTTATGAAAGACAATAA
- a CDS encoding zinc metallopeptidase has protein sequence MTPSIMFVSLVFVGISMLVSFLLRSKIKRYSETPMRSGLSGREVAEKMLRECGIYDVQVVMAQGFLSDHYNPLTKTVSLSQEIYEGRNVAAAAVAAHECGHAVQHATAYPWLTMRSKLVPAVQVSSGLVQWVLLAGILLINTFPKLLLVGIVLFAVTTLFSLITLPVEFDASRRALVWLNQAGITTQEEHPKAKDALKWAAMTYVVAAVASIVTLVQYILIYQNRSRD, from the coding sequence ATGACACCTTCAATTATGTTCGTTTCCCTGGTTTTCGTGGGGATCAGTATGTTGGTTTCTTTCCTATTGAGGAGCAAGATCAAGCGTTACAGTGAAACCCCCATGCGCTCGGGTTTGTCGGGCAGGGAAGTGGCGGAGAAAATGCTCCGGGAATGTGGTATCTACGATGTACAAGTAGTTATGGCTCAAGGGTTTTTGTCTGACCATTACAATCCATTGACGAAAACGGTAAGCCTCAGCCAGGAGATCTACGAGGGCAGGAATGTGGCAGCGGCGGCCGTTGCGGCCCATGAATGCGGCCATGCGGTTCAGCATGCTACGGCCTACCCATGGCTGACCATGAGGAGCAAGCTGGTGCCGGCCGTTCAGGTTAGTTCCGGCCTGGTACAATGGGTTTTGCTGGCTGGGATATTGTTGATCAATACTTTCCCCAAGCTTCTATTGGTAGGTATCGTCCTGTTTGCAGTGACCACCTTATTCTCCCTTATTACCCTGCCGGTGGAATTCGACGCCAGCCGCAGGGCGCTGGTATGGTTGAACCAGGCAGGGATCACCACCCAGGAGGAGCACCCCAAGGCTAAAGACGCCTTGAAATGGGCGGCCATGACCTATGTAGTAGCGGCGGTAGCCTCTATCGTTACCCTGGTGCAGTACATCCTGATCTACCAGAACCGAAGCAGGGATTAA
- a CDS encoding DNA polymerase III subunit: MQFSNIIGQQPIKQQLSDMVQHNRLSHALLFLGKEGSGALPLAIAFAQYLVCEKVRGIATPETAGPSLFGDPEPVVAAPMTDSCGTCASCQKAAQLIHPDIHFSYPVVTKKAGSPPISTDYITEWREFLKQYPYGNVFDWLQFIEAENKQGNITASECNDIIRKLNLKSFESGYKVLIMWSPEYLGNEGNKLLKLIEEPPASTLFILVAENESLILPTILSRTQLVKIPMLNDRDIEEALVARGNISSGQARQLAAISEGNYREALNHLNHADEDWLNMVREWMNAILRGGPIAVVKWCEEAAKLGREKQKQFLRYFNHLLETSIRLRVLGEESAFSQNLPPLEKDFALRLNKMVELPQHEALIEELDQAAYYIERNANAKMLFNALSIKFHHIIKDKARVSVW, from the coding sequence ATGCAATTCTCCAACATCATTGGACAGCAACCCATCAAGCAGCAGTTATCCGATATGGTGCAGCACAATCGGCTGAGCCATGCCCTATTGTTCCTTGGCAAGGAAGGCAGCGGGGCGCTACCACTGGCCATTGCTTTTGCGCAGTACCTGGTCTGTGAAAAAGTGAGGGGAATTGCCACTCCTGAAACAGCCGGCCCATCCCTTTTCGGGGACCCTGAACCTGTGGTTGCTGCCCCGATGACCGACAGCTGCGGTACCTGCGCATCCTGCCAGAAAGCGGCCCAACTCATTCACCCTGATATCCATTTTTCCTATCCGGTGGTCACCAAAAAAGCAGGATCCCCCCCGATCAGTACCGATTACATCACAGAATGGAGGGAATTCCTGAAGCAATACCCCTATGGCAATGTATTCGACTGGCTGCAGTTCATTGAAGCGGAGAACAAGCAGGGTAATATCACCGCCAGCGAGTGTAACGATATCATCCGTAAGCTCAACCTCAAGAGTTTTGAAAGCGGTTACAAGGTCCTGATCATGTGGAGTCCCGAATACCTGGGCAATGAAGGGAACAAGCTACTTAAACTGATAGAGGAGCCGCCGGCCAGTACCCTGTTCATCCTGGTGGCCGAGAACGAATCGCTGATCCTGCCAACCATTCTTTCCCGGACCCAGTTGGTGAAGATCCCCATGCTTAATGACCGGGATATTGAAGAAGCCCTGGTGGCCAGGGGAAATATTTCTTCAGGGCAGGCCAGGCAATTGGCTGCCATTAGCGAAGGCAATTACAGGGAAGCCCTGAACCACCTGAATCATGCAGACGAAGACTGGCTGAATATGGTCCGGGAATGGATGAACGCCATCCTGAGGGGAGGCCCTATCGCGGTGGTGAAATGGTGCGAAGAGGCGGCCAAACTGGGCAGGGAGAAGCAGAAACAGTTTCTTCGCTATTTCAACCACCTCCTGGAAACCAGTATCCGGCTCAGGGTCCTCGGCGAGGAAAGCGCTTTCAGCCAAAACCTACCTCCCCTTGAAAAGGACTTTGCCCTGAGGCTCAATAAGATGGTGGAATTGCCCCAACACGAAGCCCTGATCGAAGAACTGGATCAGGCAGCCTATTATATAGAACGGAACGCCAACGCCAAAATGCTCTTCAATGCGCTGAGCATCAAATTCCATCATATTATTAAGGACAAGGCCAGGGTTAGCGTTTGGTAA